One Pirellulales bacterium genomic region harbors:
- the thiO gene encoding glycine oxidase ThiO, producing the protein MPDTLILGAGVVGLSLAYELAGQGLQVRILDRGQPGMQTSWAAAGILPACKFRTKAPPMDWLQGFSAQLHAEWATRLREETGIDTGYRKSGVVHLADSDAVAGQLLQKCDRWRREGLTVKWLHSTDLDQLEPELAGAYDRCGLHGAALVAEEVQLRTPRHLKALVAACQKRGVEISTGVDAYDFELAGGKISAVQTSIGPIAADRFVIAAGSWTQSLMARLGLSIAVKPMRGQIVLLRTPRQTIGRIIEWIVDFGYHYLQPRDDGRVLVGTTMEDVGFDRRNTAEAIAGMLQFAVKLAPALKTADLQCAWSGFRPASVDGLPYLGVVPGIENAFIAAGHFRHGLWLSTGTAVVMSRLIRGEPPGVDLTPFAVDRDAKATE; encoded by the coding sequence ATGCCCGATACTTTAATTCTCGGCGCCGGTGTCGTGGGCCTGTCGTTGGCCTACGAATTGGCAGGCCAGGGCCTGCAAGTCCGCATTCTCGATCGCGGCCAGCCCGGAATGCAAACCTCGTGGGCGGCGGCCGGCATTCTTCCCGCCTGCAAATTTCGGACGAAGGCGCCCCCCATGGATTGGCTGCAAGGATTCAGTGCCCAGTTACACGCCGAGTGGGCTACACGGCTGCGGGAAGAAACGGGCATCGACACCGGCTACCGCAAAAGCGGCGTGGTGCACTTGGCCGACAGCGATGCCGTGGCAGGCCAATTGCTGCAAAAGTGCGACCGTTGGCGCCGCGAAGGTTTGACCGTGAAGTGGCTTCACTCGACCGATTTGGACCAACTGGAGCCCGAGCTGGCCGGCGCTTACGACCGCTGCGGTTTGCACGGCGCGGCGCTCGTGGCGGAAGAAGTGCAACTGCGCACGCCGCGCCATTTGAAGGCCCTCGTTGCCGCCTGTCAGAAGCGCGGCGTCGAAATTAGCACCGGCGTGGATGCTTACGATTTTGAACTGGCGGGCGGAAAAATTTCCGCCGTGCAAACCAGCATCGGGCCGATTGCCGCCGATCGCTTCGTCATCGCCGCCGGTTCATGGACCCAAAGCCTGATGGCCCGTCTCGGTTTGAGCATCGCCGTGAAGCCCATGCGCGGGCAAATCGTCCTGCTGCGCACGCCGCGGCAAACCATCGGCCGCATTATCGAGTGGATTGTCGATTTCGGTTATCACTATTTGCAGCCGCGCGACGATGGCCGGGTGCTGGTCGGCACCACGATGGAAGACGTGGGCTTCGATCGCCGCAACACCGCCGAAGCCATTGCCGGAATGCTGCAATTCGCCGTGAAGCTGGCCCCCGCCTTGAAAACCGCCGACCTCCAGTGCGCCTGGAGTGGTTTTCGCCCGGCCAGTGTCGATGGCCTCCCCTACCTGGGCGTCGTGCCGGGCATCGAGAATGCGTTTATTGCCGCCGGACATTTCCGCCACGGCCTGTGGCTTTCCACGGGCACCGCCGTCGTCATGAGCCGCCTGATTCGCGGCGAGCCGCCCGGCGTCGATTTAACGCCGTTTGCGGTGGATCGAGATGCCAAAGCGACTGAGTAA
- the metH gene encoding methionine synthase, whose protein sequence is MSLVARPPVTRQTLEQLLAQRILILDGAMGTMVHTLKFSEADFRGAQFAKHPKDLRNLIDVLCLTQPDAIENIHRAYLEAGADIIETNTFGATSVSLLDFALENHVREINLAAVALARRAADDFTARNPEKPRFVAASIGPTNKQLSIAGNVEDPGYRSATFDQMVATYYEQVDALVEGGVDILLAETAFDTLVLKACLFAIEKYFDDHDVRVPVMASFTVFKDGRTLSAQTVEACWNSLAHVDLLSIGINCALGPEQLRPYLEELSNIAPIFISCYPNAGLPNALGGFDETPQSMARLLGEFARNGWMNIVGGCCGTTPPHIKAIAEAVNKVPPRKRPRVETFTRLSGMEPLTIRPESNFTMIGERTNVTGSKKFARLVKDNKYEEALSVARGQVESGANVLDVNFDEALLDGEAVMTKFLNLLAAEPDIARVPIMVDSSKWSVIEAGLKCVQGKAIVNSISLKEGEEAFLHHAKLARRYGAAVVVMAFDETGQATEVDHKLKICRRAYQLLTEKIGFPGSDIIFDPNILTVGTGIEEHNRYALNFIEATRQIKREMPLAKVSGGVSNISFSFRGNDVVREAMHSAFLYHAIRAGMDMGIVNAGQLAVYEEIPRDLLEHVEDVLLDRRPDATERLIQFAETVKKQAGGDAVADEAWRNEPVDKRLSHSLVKGIVDFIEADVEEARQKYPTSLEIIEGPLMAGMQVVGDLFGAGKMFLPQVVKSARVMKKAVAYLLPFMEAEKAASGAGDKPRGKVLLATVKGDVHDIGKNIVGVVLGCNNYQVIDLGVMVPCERILDTARKEGVHMIGLSGLITPSLDEMVHVAREMERQEIELPLLIGGATTSAKHTAVKIAPQYKQPTIHVLDASRAAGVVEKLLNPQRRDELVRNNQTQQKQLVESYNLRQQIKLVPYDDAVTHRFQTDWPALAAAGQIAKPSFTGRRVIDSLPLETLLPFIDWSPFFLTWELKGKYPRIFDDPNVGPEASKLFDDARRLLDKIVKEKLLTAKGVYGFWPAASIGDDVALYTDDTRQRELTRFHFLRQQWERKGQHDFLSLADFIASAETGLPDYLGAFAVTTGLGCDELAKKFDADHDDYNSIMTKALADRLAEAFAEYLHQQARADWGYGRSENLSADDLIEEKYRGIRPAAGYPASPDHTEKRILFDLLDAERQAGITLTESYAMWPAASVSGLYFAHPASRYFAVDRITRDQAEAYARRKGMPLAEIQRWLSPNLGYDP, encoded by the coding sequence ATGTCACTTGTCGCCCGACCGCCGGTCACTCGCCAAACCCTGGAGCAACTGCTTGCGCAGCGCATCTTGATCCTCGATGGGGCCATGGGCACCATGGTCCACACGCTGAAGTTTAGCGAAGCCGATTTCCGCGGCGCCCAGTTCGCCAAGCATCCTAAAGATTTGCGGAACCTGATCGACGTTCTCTGCCTGACACAGCCCGACGCCATCGAAAACATTCACCGCGCCTATCTGGAAGCCGGGGCCGACATTATCGAAACCAACACCTTCGGCGCCACTAGCGTGTCGCTGCTCGATTTCGCGCTGGAAAACCACGTCCGCGAAATCAATCTCGCCGCCGTCGCGCTAGCCCGCCGTGCCGCCGACGATTTCACCGCCCGTAATCCGGAAAAGCCGCGCTTTGTCGCCGCCAGCATCGGCCCCACGAACAAGCAACTTTCCATCGCCGGCAATGTGGAAGACCCCGGCTATCGCAGCGCCACATTCGATCAAATGGTCGCCACCTATTACGAACAGGTCGATGCGCTCGTCGAAGGCGGCGTCGACATCCTCCTGGCCGAAACCGCGTTCGATACGCTGGTTCTCAAGGCCTGCCTGTTCGCCATTGAAAAATATTTCGACGATCACGATGTCCGCGTCCCCGTCATGGCCTCGTTCACGGTGTTCAAAGATGGCCGCACGCTGTCGGCGCAAACGGTCGAGGCGTGTTGGAATTCGCTGGCTCACGTCGATTTGCTTAGCATCGGCATCAACTGTGCCCTCGGCCCGGAGCAGTTGCGGCCTTATTTGGAAGAGCTTTCCAACATCGCGCCCATTTTCATCAGTTGCTATCCCAACGCCGGCTTGCCCAACGCCTTGGGCGGCTTTGACGAAACGCCGCAATCGATGGCCCGCCTGCTCGGCGAGTTCGCCCGCAACGGTTGGATGAACATTGTCGGCGGCTGCTGTGGCACCACGCCTCCGCATATCAAGGCGATTGCCGAAGCCGTGAACAAAGTTCCACCGCGCAAACGACCCCGCGTGGAAACATTCACCCGCTTGAGCGGCATGGAGCCACTCACGATCCGTCCTGAATCCAACTTCACGATGATCGGCGAGCGCACGAATGTGACCGGCAGCAAAAAATTCGCCCGCCTGGTCAAAGATAACAAATATGAAGAAGCGCTCAGCGTGGCCCGCGGCCAGGTCGAAAGCGGCGCGAATGTGCTCGACGTCAATTTTGACGAAGCCCTGCTCGACGGCGAAGCGGTGATGACCAAGTTTCTGAATTTACTCGCCGCCGAGCCCGATATCGCCCGCGTGCCGATCATGGTCGACAGCTCCAAATGGTCGGTCATCGAGGCCGGGCTGAAGTGCGTGCAGGGCAAAGCCATTGTCAATTCCATCAGCCTGAAAGAAGGCGAAGAGGCGTTTTTGCACCACGCCAAGTTGGCCCGCCGCTACGGAGCCGCTGTGGTGGTCATGGCTTTCGACGAAACCGGCCAGGCGACCGAAGTCGATCACAAGCTGAAAATTTGCCGCCGCGCCTACCAACTGCTCACGGAAAAAATCGGTTTTCCCGGCAGCGACATTATTTTCGACCCCAACATTCTCACCGTCGGCACCGGCATCGAGGAGCACAACCGCTACGCGCTCAACTTCATCGAGGCCACGCGGCAAATCAAACGCGAAATGCCGCTGGCCAAAGTTTCCGGCGGCGTCAGCAACATTTCGTTTTCGTTCCGCGGCAACGACGTGGTCCGCGAGGCCATGCACTCCGCATTTTTGTATCACGCCATCCGCGCCGGCATGGATATGGGCATCGTCAACGCCGGCCAATTGGCGGTGTACGAGGAAATTCCGCGCGATCTGCTCGAACACGTCGAAGACGTGCTGCTCGACCGCCGCCCCGACGCCACCGAACGGCTCATTCAATTTGCCGAAACGGTGAAAAAACAGGCCGGCGGCGACGCCGTGGCCGACGAAGCCTGGCGCAACGAGCCGGTCGACAAACGCCTCAGCCATTCGCTGGTGAAAGGCATTGTCGATTTTATCGAGGCCGACGTGGAAGAGGCCCGGCAAAAATATCCCACCTCGCTGGAAATCATCGAAGGCCCGCTCATGGCCGGCATGCAAGTGGTAGGCGACTTGTTCGGCGCCGGCAAAATGTTTTTGCCGCAGGTCGTTAAAAGTGCCCGCGTCATGAAAAAAGCCGTGGCCTATTTGCTCCCGTTCATGGAAGCCGAAAAAGCCGCCTCCGGCGCGGGCGACAAGCCGCGCGGCAAGGTGCTGCTGGCCACCGTCAAGGGCGACGTGCACGACATCGGCAAAAACATCGTCGGCGTCGTGCTGGGCTGCAATAACTATCAAGTGATCGACCTGGGCGTCATGGTTCCCTGCGAACGCATTTTAGATACGGCTCGCAAAGAAGGCGTCCACATGATCGGCCTCAGCGGACTCATTACGCCCAGCCTGGACGAAATGGTGCACGTGGCCCGTGAAATGGAGCGGCAAGAAATCGAACTGCCGCTCTTGATCGGCGGCGCAACGACCAGCGCCAAGCACACCGCCGTGAAAATTGCGCCGCAGTACAAACAGCCCACGATTCACGTGCTCGACGCTTCCCGCGCCGCCGGCGTCGTGGAAAAACTGCTGAATCCCCAGCGGCGTGACGAACTGGTGCGCAACAACCAAACGCAGCAAAAGCAACTCGTCGAATCGTACAACCTGCGACAGCAAATCAAGCTGGTGCCGTATGATGACGCCGTGACCCATCGCTTCCAAACCGATTGGCCCGCACTCGCCGCCGCCGGACAAATCGCCAAACCGTCGTTCACCGGCCGCCGGGTGATCGACAGCCTGCCGCTGGAAACGCTGCTGCCCTTCATCGATTGGTCGCCGTTTTTCCTCACCTGGGAGCTTAAGGGCAAATATCCGCGGATTTTCGACGATCCGAATGTCGGCCCCGAAGCCAGCAAGCTGTTCGACGATGCCCGGCGGCTGCTCGACAAAATTGTGAAAGAAAAACTGCTCACCGCCAAAGGCGTGTACGGCTTCTGGCCTGCTGCGTCCATCGGCGACGATGTCGCGCTGTATACCGACGACACCCGCCAGCGCGAACTCACCCGCTTTCATTTCCTCCGCCAGCAATGGGAGCGCAAAGGGCAGCACGATTTTCTCTCGCTGGCCGATTTTATCGCCTCGGCTGAAACCGGCCTGCCCGATTACCTGGGCGCGTTCGCCGTCACCACCGGCCTGGGCTGCGACGAGCTGGCTAAAAAATTCGACGCTGACCACGACGATTACAACAGCATCATGACCAAAGCTCTAGCCGACCGCTTAGCCGAAGCGTTTGCAGAATATCTGCACCAGCAGGCCCGCGCCGATTGGGGTTACGGCCGCAGCGAAAATTTGTCGGCCGATGATCTCATTGAAGAAAAATATCGCGGCATTCGCCCCGCCGCCGGCTATCCCGCCAGTCCCGATCACACCGAAAAACGCATTCTGTTCGATTTGCTCGACGCCGAACGTCAGGCCGGCATCACGCTCACCGAAAGCTACGCCATGTGGCCCGCCGCCAGCGTCAGCGGCCTGTACTTCGCCCATCCGGCCAGCCGCTACTTCGCCGTCGACCGCATCACCCGCGACCAGGCCGAAGCCTACGCCCGCCGCAAAGGAATGCCCCTGGCCGAAATCCAGCGCTGGCTCTCACCCAACCTGGGCTACGATCCGTAG
- the arfB gene encoding alternative ribosome rescue aminoacyl-tRNA hydrolase ArfB yields MLFISSRIRIPDDELRFSFARSSGPGGQNVNKVNTKAVLRWAVQVSPSLPLDVRQRFLARYGRRMTAAGEIVINSQRFREQGQNQRDCLEKLRELIAAVAIPPKRRKPTKPTKASHQRRRAEKHTHSLKKQHRRRPQAED; encoded by the coding sequence ATGCTGTTCATTTCTTCCCGCATTCGCATTCCCGACGATGAGCTGCGGTTCTCATTCGCGCGCAGCTCCGGACCCGGTGGGCAAAACGTGAACAAGGTGAACACCAAAGCGGTGCTGCGGTGGGCCGTGCAAGTGAGCCCCAGCTTGCCGCTGGACGTGCGGCAGCGTTTTTTGGCCCGCTATGGCCGGCGTATGACCGCGGCCGGGGAAATCGTGATCAACAGCCAGCGTTTCCGCGAGCAGGGCCAAAACCAGCGCGATTGCTTGGAAAAGCTCCGCGAACTGATCGCCGCCGTGGCCATTCCTCCGAAGCGTCGCAAACCGACGAAGCCAACCAAAGCCTCCCACCAACGCCGCCGCGCCGAAAAGCACACGCACTCCTTAAAAAAACAACACCGCCGCCGGCCGCAGGCGGAGGATTGA
- a CDS encoding sugar phosphate isomerase/epimerase, which yields TFLTSLEDAVDVIDRIASPYVRLSFDTYHSGSGAGALEKAQRLAGRIAIVHLADGHPPDEEQHRTPLGRGCVPLKELIAALCAGGYAGDFDVELFGDEVPPDNYEGLLRESKTTFEQLIAP from the coding sequence GCACGTTTTTGACGTCGCTGGAAGACGCGGTCGACGTGATTGACCGGATTGCCAGTCCCTACGTTCGACTTTCGTTCGATACCTATCACTCCGGCAGCGGCGCCGGCGCCTTGGAGAAAGCCCAGCGCTTGGCCGGCCGCATTGCGATTGTGCATTTGGCCGACGGACATCCGCCGGACGAAGAGCAGCACCGCACGCCTTTGGGCCGGGGCTGCGTGCCGCTGAAGGAATTGATTGCCGCCTTGTGCGCCGGAGGCTACGCCGGCGATTTCGATGTCGAATTGTTCGGCGACGAAGTGCCGCCGGACAATTACGAAGGTTTGTTGCGCGAAAGCAAGACGACATTTGAGCAGTTGATTGCTCCCTGA
- a CDS encoding AAA family ATPase has translation MYEAYWQLDRRPFENTSDQRFYYPGESHQGALLKLRYAVENRRPAALLSGASGSGKTLLVGQLQRCLAKPYRPFVHLVFPQMPVESLLAYVADELAAPGESKPNHVEQTVRRIQEFLTQNAAQDQHAIVAIDEAHLLDDSRTWEALRLLLNFEANSQPLLTLLLVGQPALLPHMDRMPAMEERLGVKCLLRPFTVDETAAYVNFRLQAAGAKDPIFEAAAFETLHELTHGLARKINRLCDLVLLVGYAEERKSIGPEQLEAVAEELVTVAPE, from the coding sequence ATGTACGAAGCATACTGGCAACTTGATCGGCGCCCGTTCGAGAACACCTCGGACCAGCGTTTTTATTACCCCGGCGAAAGCCATCAAGGGGCGTTGCTGAAGCTGCGCTATGCGGTGGAAAATCGCCGGCCGGCCGCGCTATTAAGCGGGGCCTCGGGGAGCGGCAAAACGCTGCTGGTGGGACAACTGCAGCGATGCTTAGCCAAGCCTTACCGTCCGTTCGTCCATCTGGTGTTTCCGCAAATGCCGGTTGAATCGCTACTGGCGTACGTGGCCGACGAGCTGGCCGCGCCGGGGGAATCGAAGCCCAACCATGTTGAACAAACGGTGCGGCGGATTCAGGAGTTCTTGACGCAAAACGCGGCGCAGGATCAGCACGCGATTGTGGCCATCGACGAAGCACACTTGCTCGACGACTCACGCACCTGGGAAGCGCTGCGGCTGCTGTTGAATTTCGAAGCCAATTCGCAACCGTTGCTAACGCTCCTGCTGGTGGGGCAGCCGGCGCTGTTGCCGCACATGGATCGGATGCCGGCCATGGAAGAGCGGTTGGGCGTCAAGTGCCTGCTGCGGCCGTTCACCGTCGACGAGACCGCGGCCTATGTGAACTTCCGTCTGCAAGCGGCCGGTGCGAAGGACCCCATCTTCGAGGCCGCGGCCTTCGAAACATTGCACGAGCTGACGCACGGCCTGGCGCGAAAGATTAACCGGTTGTGCGATTTGGTTCTGTTGGTCGGATACGCCGAAGAACGCAAAAGCATTGGACCGGAACAGTTGGAAGCCGTGGCGGAAGAACTGGTGACGGTGGCGCCGGAATAA
- a CDS encoding UPF0175 family protein encodes MATVSFTLPESIEQQLRAQLGDLSAAAKEAALVELYRQDKLSHHELGVALGLSRFEVDGLLKRHHVTEDLMTIEEFNRQQETLDKLLGK; translated from the coding sequence ATGGCCACCGTATCTTTTACTTTGCCCGAAAGCATCGAACAGCAGCTTCGCGCGCAGCTTGGCGATTTGTCGGCCGCTGCTAAAGAGGCGGCCTTGGTGGAACTTTACCGCCAAGACAAGCTGAGCCATCATGAGTTGGGCGTGGCGCTGGGTTTATCGCGTTTTGAAGTCGACGGACTGCTCAAGCGGCATCACGTTACGGAAGATTTGATGACCATCGAAGAGTTCAATCGCCAGCAAGAAACTTTAGACAAGCTGCTCGGCAAGTGA